A region of Streptomyces cinnamoneus DNA encodes the following proteins:
- a CDS encoding VOC family protein: MIATMQCTVIDCPDPLALARFYAAVLGWRVGDEDSDPAWVWLTDPATGQRLAFQGVEEYHPPHWPDPARPQQMHLDFDVPERADVERAKGEVVALGATFLHDSGGEKRGFLVFSDPAGHPFCLCYGQTG; this comes from the coding sequence ATGATCGCCACGATGCAGTGCACCGTCATCGACTGCCCCGACCCGCTGGCCCTGGCGCGTTTCTACGCGGCCGTCCTGGGCTGGCGCGTCGGCGACGAGGACAGCGACCCCGCCTGGGTGTGGCTGACCGATCCCGCGACGGGGCAGCGCCTCGCCTTCCAGGGCGTCGAGGAGTACCACCCGCCCCACTGGCCGGACCCCGCTCGTCCGCAGCAGATGCACCTGGACTTCGACGTGCCGGAGCGGGCGGACGTGGAGCGGGCGAAGGGGGAGGTCGTCGCCCTCGGGGCGACGTTCCTGCACGACAGCGGTGGGGAGAAGCGGGGGTTCCTCGTGTTCTCGGACCCGGCGGGGCATCCCTTCTGCCTGTGCTACGGCCAGACGGGCTGA
- a CDS encoding MBL fold metallo-hydrolase gives MNAIETQQVTPTIWMLKFAVGQAYALRLPDGWSLVDTGLPGHAEQVLAALRRLDGTGCADLRDIVLTHSHLDHVGSAADLAAATGATVLAGAADAPVIRGEVPEPPPVLEDWEVPLWDAVHANMPDLPPPGPCPVDRELADGDTLDWGQEVRVVHVPGHTAGSIALHLPRTGVLFTGDTIANVEQLMPGVFNVDRAQVLAAFHRQAALEVETACFGHGAPLVGGAGEALRAVARQLGGPAT, from the coding sequence ATGAACGCCATCGAGACACAACAAGTCACGCCGACGATATGGATGTTGAAGTTCGCCGTCGGGCAGGCCTATGCACTGCGCCTGCCCGACGGCTGGTCCCTGGTCGACACGGGCCTGCCCGGCCACGCCGAGCAGGTCCTGGCCGCCCTGCGCCGGCTCGACGGGACGGGCTGCGCCGACCTGCGCGACATCGTGCTCACCCACTCCCACCTGGACCACGTCGGCTCCGCCGCCGACCTCGCCGCGGCCACCGGCGCGACGGTCCTCGCCGGAGCCGCGGACGCGCCCGTCATCCGGGGCGAGGTGCCGGAGCCGCCGCCGGTCCTGGAGGACTGGGAGGTGCCGCTGTGGGACGCCGTCCACGCGAACATGCCGGACCTCCCGCCACCGGGCCCCTGCCCGGTGGACCGGGAGCTCGCGGACGGCGACACCCTGGACTGGGGCCAGGAGGTCCGGGTCGTCCACGTGCCCGGCCACACCGCCGGCAGCATCGCCCTCCACCTGCCCCGCACCGGCGTGCTCTTCACGGGCGACACCATCGCCAACGTGGAGCAGCTGATGCCGGGCGTCTTCAACGTCGACCGCGCGCAGGTCCTCGCCGCCTTCCACCGCCAGGCCGCGCTGGAGGTGGAGACCGCCTGCTTCGGCCACGGCGCCCCCCTCGTCGGCGGCGCCGGCGAGGCGCTCAGGGCCGTGGCCCGGCAGCTCGGCGGGCCCGCCACCTGA
- a CDS encoding response regulator, whose product MAITVVIADDQEMVRTGFRMILESQPDIEVVADVVDGEAALAAVEHHDPDVLLLDIRMPKLDGLEVTRRLSALAAAHPERGQRPRVVIVTTFDLDEYVHQALRNGASGFLLKDASPAMLVEAVHAAAVGDSLISPAITVRLLRDMAPGVGTAGTLRQPAEPLTDREADVVRCLARGATNAEIASELFVSLSTVKTHLANVQTKLDARNRVEIAAWAWESGLATGGT is encoded by the coding sequence ATGGCGATCACCGTGGTCATCGCGGACGACCAGGAGATGGTCCGCACCGGCTTCCGGATGATCCTGGAGAGCCAGCCCGACATCGAGGTCGTGGCCGACGTCGTCGACGGCGAGGCCGCCCTCGCGGCCGTCGAACACCACGACCCCGACGTGCTGCTGCTGGACATCCGGATGCCGAAGCTCGACGGCCTGGAGGTCACCCGCCGCCTGTCCGCCCTCGCCGCCGCCCACCCCGAGCGCGGGCAGCGCCCCCGCGTCGTCATCGTCACCACCTTCGACCTCGACGAATACGTGCACCAGGCCCTCCGCAACGGCGCCTCGGGCTTCCTGCTCAAGGACGCCAGCCCCGCCATGCTCGTCGAGGCCGTCCACGCCGCGGCCGTCGGGGACTCCCTCATCTCACCCGCGATCACCGTCCGGCTGCTGCGCGACATGGCCCCGGGCGTCGGCACGGCCGGCACCCTCCGGCAGCCGGCCGAGCCGCTCACCGACCGCGAGGCCGACGTCGTGCGCTGCCTGGCGCGCGGCGCGACGAACGCCGAGATCGCCTCCGAGCTCTTCGTCTCCCTGTCCACGGTCAAGACCCACCTGGCCAACGTGCAGACCAAGCTCGACGCCCGCAACCGCGTCGAGATCGCCGCCTGGGCCTGGGAGAGCGGGCTGGCCACGGGCGGCACGTGA
- a CDS encoding class I SAM-dependent methyltransferase, whose translation MPRTPTRCYAFISHRLIRAALGDSPPRDVRWITPGPGLRCAEIGSGGGFYTTALARHLGPGSLLVALDPAAHDPRAQHGAGPGARTVHVAGDGCALPFASAALDALLYSYSLEEMPEHTALAEAERVLRPGGQLVLFLWRPLVGRHRTTALTHLARGGAFELRRADRGLQNLRLAYRKR comes from the coding sequence ATGCCCAGAACCCCCACCCGCTGCTACGCCTTCATCAGCCACCGCCTCATCAGAGCCGCCCTGGGCGACAGCCCACCCCGCGACGTCCGCTGGATCACCCCCGGCCCCGGCCTGCGCTGCGCCGAGATCGGCAGCGGGGGCGGCTTCTACACCACCGCCCTGGCGCGCCACCTGGGCCCCGGCAGCCTCCTCGTCGCCCTGGACCCCGCCGCCCACGACCCCCGCGCGCAGCACGGCGCGGGCCCGGGCGCCCGGACCGTCCACGTCGCCGGCGACGGCTGCGCCCTGCCCTTCGCGTCCGCCGCCCTCGACGCCCTGCTCTACAGCTACAGCCTGGAGGAGATGCCCGAGCACACCGCCCTGGCCGAGGCGGAACGGGTCCTGCGCCCGGGCGGACAGCTCGTGCTGTTCCTGTGGCGCCCCCTGGTGGGACGCCACAGGACCACCGCGCTCACCCACCTGGCCCGCGGCGGAGCCTTCGAACTCCGCCGGGCCGACCGCGGCCTGCAGAACCTGCGCCTCGCCTACCGCAAGCGGTGA
- a CDS encoding sensor histidine kinase, translated as MSRRSGWATRHPRRAAVANAALGVALLCLVAFEGTALARRPSEPHALVLASGVAVCLCAVPYGWIPLNVRAAVAVAVSWTTSAVLMAGTHPTVVWGMGEDVALLVLLTGVVSRSSDRAAAILGPMLALAIVAAPVRDLNPEWFTALFTVLLAVVGSYSLLLRGHAAQRVRDMAAVRTAERLELARELHDLVAHHVTGIAVQAQAARFTSLDGPAAASAFERIETSAGEALGAMRRLVGVLREGEAQTEPLAGLPQVRALAEDFTRTGPPVALYIERGMERWIPGDVAAGVHRVVREALTNIRKHAADATAVRIGVRGGPEGVELRIADDGKQAAQLSEQARGGGFGLVGLAERAKAMGGRLHAGPAPEGGWQITAVFPVDRGPRA; from the coding sequence GTGAGCAGACGGTCGGGCTGGGCCACCCGCCACCCCCGGCGGGCGGCGGTCGCGAACGCCGCCCTCGGGGTGGCGCTGCTCTGCCTCGTCGCCTTCGAGGGCACGGCCCTCGCCCGCCGGCCCAGCGAGCCGCACGCCCTCGTCCTCGCCTCCGGCGTCGCCGTCTGCCTGTGCGCCGTGCCCTACGGCTGGATCCCGCTGAACGTACGGGCGGCCGTCGCCGTCGCCGTCTCCTGGACCACCTCTGCCGTCCTGATGGCCGGGACGCACCCCACCGTCGTGTGGGGCATGGGGGAGGACGTGGCCCTGCTCGTCCTGCTCACCGGCGTCGTCAGCCGCTCCTCCGACCGCGCCGCCGCGATCCTCGGCCCGATGCTGGCCCTCGCCATCGTCGCCGCGCCCGTGCGCGACCTCAACCCGGAGTGGTTCACCGCCCTGTTCACGGTCCTGCTGGCCGTCGTGGGCAGCTACTCCCTGCTGCTGCGCGGCCACGCCGCCCAGCGCGTGCGCGACATGGCCGCCGTGCGCACCGCCGAGCGGCTCGAACTCGCCCGCGAACTCCACGACCTCGTCGCCCACCACGTCACCGGCATCGCCGTCCAGGCCCAGGCCGCCCGCTTCACCTCCCTGGACGGCCCGGCCGCCGCCTCGGCCTTCGAACGGATCGAGACCTCGGCCGGCGAGGCCCTCGGCGCGATGCGCCGCCTGGTCGGCGTCCTGCGCGAGGGCGAGGCCCAGACCGAACCGCTGGCCGGCCTGCCCCAGGTGCGCGCCCTGGCCGAGGACTTCACCCGGACGGGCCCGCCCGTCGCCCTGTACATCGAACGGGGCATGGAGCGTTGGATCCCCGGCGACGTCGCGGCGGGCGTCCACCGGGTCGTCCGCGAGGCCCTGACCAACATCCGCAAGCACGCCGCCGACGCCACAGCCGTGCGCATCGGCGTGCGCGGCGGCCCGGAGGGCGTCGAACTGCGCATCGCCGACGACGGCAAACAAGCCGCACAACTGTCCGAACAGGCGCGGGGTGGCGGCTTCGGTCTCGTCGGCCTCGCCGAGCGGGCCAAGGCGATGGGCGGCCGCCTGCACGCCGGCCCGGCGCCCGAAGGAGGCTGGCAGATCACCGCGGTCTTCCCGGTGGACCGGGGCCCGAGGGCATGA
- a CDS encoding endo-alpha-N-acetylgalactosaminidase family protein gives MTADRREARPGPTPRTGPSRRTAVVTTALAGLGTALAPATAAARTARTPAEAVLRSAALDVRVDTAFPRILSYTDRATGAVLYGQEEPVTTLLIDGTTHTPHVTATTTADRATYTLTLPTGTRIDAEIHVDGWRVDWRVTRIADAPGPPRRVGTLQIPGLAFLAVRDTQPGATLLAARIALDAAGNGDTLVRVTPATPPDPAPLGCAYAVVSTDRLAAAIETNTVQDRPDARTAWENGRLWRQTLARPGHTEARITAGQWTHRAATAPADDTAPLPRVSVILTRDRNGDGRTDWQDAAIALREIMTDPPGADEQHLRVVPHIPFNFASQATNPFLTTLDNIKRIHLATDGLRQFTLLKGYQSEGHDSAHPDYGGNYNTRAGGLADLNTLLRAGKKWNSDFAVHVNTTESYPVAHAFSETLVDENDPQWDWLDQSYRIDPRRDLVSGDLARRFRQLREETDPALTTLYIDVFRESGWNSDRLQRLLREQGWQITTEWGHGLERSSLWSHWATETDYGPDTSRGINSRLIRFLRHHQKDVFADKWPLLPTARLGNFEGWRGKTDWTAFYRQLWTDNLPAKYLQAFAIRTWDDHDVTLAHSHITVHVTDRGGTRRITTDGRTVAVGDTYLLPWEPRRATDPAKLYHHNPHGGTTTWTLPRGWAHRRTVHLHRLTTRGRTGTVALPVHRGRVTIEAAAGRPYVLTREPDPHGPAPADPDWGEGTPLRDPHFLSQTLDAWQITGPARVVESPLGDPELVVGAGAAATVSQRLARLQPGTYAASVQVEVGATAGERRRAALQVRTADGVTAVNWTDTSTAGNHMAADRKHGTRFQRMFTWFTVPDGGGPVTLALTVAAGRARVRFDALRVVPGRRTEAPPGTLVSEDFENVPQGWGPFVKGNAGGTTDPRTHIAQRHAPYTQRGWNRKAVDDVIDGTQSLKSRGENPGLVYRTVPHTVRFEPGHRYRVTFRYENEQAEQYAWVTAVDEPQPRELTRAPLPAATGPTTYSYDFTAPDTGEAWVGLRKVGESGTTEFCLDGFTVRQVGQ, from the coding sequence GTGACCGCAGACCGACGCGAAGCCCGCCCCGGCCCCACCCCCCGGACCGGCCCGAGCCGCCGGACCGCCGTCGTCACCACCGCCCTCGCCGGCCTCGGCACGGCCCTCGCCCCCGCCACCGCGGCCGCCCGCACGGCCCGCACCCCCGCCGAGGCCGTCCTGCGCTCCGCCGCCCTCGACGTCCGGGTCGACACCGCCTTCCCCCGCATCCTGTCCTACACCGACCGCGCCACCGGCGCCGTCCTGTACGGCCAGGAGGAACCCGTCACGACCCTCCTGATCGACGGGACCACGCACACCCCCCACGTCACCGCCACCACCACCGCCGACCGCGCCACCTACACCCTCACCCTCCCCACCGGCACCCGCATCGACGCCGAGATCCACGTCGACGGATGGCGCGTGGACTGGCGGGTGACCCGCATCGCCGACGCCCCCGGCCCGCCCCGCCGCGTCGGCACCCTCCAGATCCCCGGCCTCGCCTTCCTCGCCGTCCGCGACACCCAGCCCGGCGCCACCCTGCTCGCCGCACGGATCGCCCTCGACGCCGCCGGCAACGGCGACACCCTCGTACGGGTCACCCCGGCCACACCCCCCGACCCGGCGCCCCTGGGGTGCGCCTACGCCGTCGTCAGCACCGACCGGCTCGCCGCCGCCATCGAGACCAACACCGTCCAGGACCGGCCCGACGCGCGCACCGCGTGGGAGAACGGCCGTCTGTGGCGGCAGACCCTCGCCCGCCCCGGCCACACCGAGGCCCGCATCACCGCCGGCCAGTGGACGCACCGGGCCGCCACCGCCCCCGCCGACGACACCGCCCCCCTGCCCCGCGTCAGCGTCATCCTCACCCGGGACCGCAACGGCGACGGCAGGACCGACTGGCAGGACGCCGCCATCGCCCTGCGCGAGATCATGACCGACCCGCCCGGCGCCGACGAACAGCACCTGCGCGTCGTCCCGCACATCCCCTTCAACTTCGCCAGCCAGGCCACCAACCCGTTCCTGACCACCCTCGACAACATCAAGCGCATCCACCTGGCCACCGACGGGCTACGGCAGTTCACCCTCCTCAAGGGCTACCAGTCCGAAGGCCATGACTCCGCCCACCCCGACTACGGCGGCAACTACAACACCCGCGCCGGCGGCCTCGCGGACCTCAACACCCTCCTGCGCGCCGGAAAGAAGTGGAACAGCGACTTCGCCGTCCACGTCAACACCACCGAGTCCTACCCCGTGGCCCACGCCTTCTCCGAGACGCTCGTCGACGAGAACGACCCGCAGTGGGACTGGCTCGACCAGTCGTACCGCATCGACCCCCGTCGCGACCTCGTCTCCGGTGACCTCGCCCGCCGCTTCCGGCAGCTGCGCGAGGAGACCGACCCGGCGCTGACCACCCTCTACATCGACGTCTTCCGCGAATCCGGCTGGAACTCCGACCGGCTCCAGCGCCTCCTGCGCGAGCAGGGCTGGCAGATCACCACCGAATGGGGCCACGGCCTGGAACGCTCCAGCCTCTGGTCCCACTGGGCCACCGAGACCGACTACGGGCCCGACACCTCACGCGGCATCAACTCCCGGCTCATCCGCTTCCTCCGCCACCACCAGAAAGACGTCTTCGCCGACAAGTGGCCACTGCTGCCCACCGCCAGACTCGGCAACTTCGAGGGCTGGCGCGGCAAGACGGACTGGACGGCGTTCTACCGGCAGCTGTGGACCGACAACCTCCCCGCGAAGTACCTCCAGGCGTTCGCGATCCGGACCTGGGACGACCACGACGTCACCCTCGCCCACTCCCACATCACCGTCCACGTCACCGACCGCGGCGGCACCCGGCGGATCACCACCGACGGCCGCACCGTCGCCGTCGGCGACACCTACCTCCTGCCCTGGGAACCGCGCCGCGCCACCGACCCCGCCAAGCTCTACCACCACAACCCCCACGGCGGCACCACCACCTGGACCCTGCCGCGCGGCTGGGCCCACCGGCGCACCGTCCACCTCCACCGCCTCACCACCCGAGGACGCACGGGCACCGTGGCCCTGCCCGTACACCGCGGCAGGGTCACCATCGAGGCCGCGGCCGGCCGGCCCTACGTCCTCACCCGCGAGCCGGACCCCCACGGGCCGGCCCCCGCCGACCCGGACTGGGGCGAGGGCACACCCCTGCGCGACCCCCACTTCCTGTCCCAGACCCTCGACGCCTGGCAGATCACCGGCCCCGCCCGCGTCGTGGAAAGTCCCCTGGGCGACCCCGAACTCGTCGTCGGCGCCGGGGCGGCGGCCACCGTCAGCCAGCGACTGGCGCGTCTCCAACCCGGCACGTACGCGGCGTCCGTCCAGGTCGAAGTCGGCGCCACGGCGGGGGAGCGGCGCAGAGCCGCCCTCCAGGTCCGCACGGCCGACGGCGTCACCGCCGTCAACTGGACGGACACCTCCACGGCCGGCAACCACATGGCGGCCGACCGCAAGCACGGCACCCGGTTCCAGCGGATGTTCACCTGGTTCACCGTCCCCGACGGCGGCGGCCCGGTCACCCTGGCCCTCACGGTGGCGGCGGGGCGGGCACGCGTACGGTTCGACGCGCTGCGGGTCGTACCCGGCCGGCGCACAGAAGCACCCCCCGGCACCCTCGTCTCCGAGGACTTCGAGAACGTGCCGCAGGGCTGGGGCCCGTTCGTCAAGGGCAACGCCGGCGGCACCACCGACCCGCGTACCCACATCGCCCAGCGGCACGCGCCCTACACGCAGCGCGGCTGGAACCGCAAGGCCGTCGACGACGTCATCGACGGCACACAGTCCCTCAAGTCGCGGGGCGAGAACCCGGGCCTCGTCTACCGCACGGTCCCCCACACCGTGCGCTTCGAGCCCGGACACCGCTACCGCGTCACCTTCCGCTACGAGAACGAGCAGGCGGAACAGTACGCGTGGGTGACCGCCGTGGACGAGCCGCAGCCGCGCGAGCTGACCCGCGCGCCCCTGCCGGCCGCCACCGGGCCGACGACGTACTCGTACGACTTCACCGCGCCGGATACGGGTGAGGCGTGGGTGGGACTACGGAAGGTGGGGGAAAGCGGGACCACTGAGTTCTGCCTGGACGGCTTCACCGTGCGGCAGGTCGGGCAATAG